Proteins encoded together in one Drosophila suzukii unplaced genomic scaffold, CBGP_Dsuzu_IsoJpt1.0 scf_10, whole genome shotgun sequence window:
- the LOC139354571 gene encoding uncharacterized protein isoform X3: MHLAWSHCQAVGIFPKHAAQPKAMRLEGVGAELGARFFCWYCKKSFNIMEHTECIHFLYLANGAHRNSLRAANGVHRNSLTKAGIVSV; the protein is encoded by the exons ATGCATCTAGCATGGTCTCACTGTCAAGCAGTTGG CATCTTTCCAAAACATGCTGCTCAGCCTAAAGCCATGCGCCTTGAGGGAGTGGGAGCCGAATTGGGAGCGAGGTTTTTCTGCTGGTACTGCAAGAAGTCGTTTAACATCATG GAACACACCGAatgtatacattttttatactTGGCTAACGGAGCTCATCGGAATTCACTCAGGGCGGCTAACGGAGTTCATCGGAATTCACTCACGAAAGCTGGAATTGTTTCTG TTTAG
- the LOC139354571 gene encoding uncharacterized protein isoform X5 — protein sequence MHLAWSHCQAVGIFPKHAAQPKAMRLEGVGAELGARFFCWNTPNVYIFYTWLTELIGIHSGRLTEFIGIHSRKLELFLIF from the exons ATGCATCTAGCATGGTCTCACTGTCAAGCAGTTGG CATCTTTCCAAAACATGCTGCTCAGCCTAAAGCCATGCGCCTTGAGGGAGTGGGAGCCGAATTGGGAGCGAGGTTTTTCTGCTG GAACACACCGAatgtatacattttttatactTGGCTAACGGAGCTCATCGGAATTCACTCAGGGCGGCTAACGGAGTTCATCGGAATTCACTCACGAAAGCTGGAATTGTTTCTG ATTTTCTAA
- the LOC139354571 gene encoding uncharacterized protein isoform X4, which produces MHLAWSHCQAVGIFPKHAAQPKAMRLEGVGAELGARFFCWNTPNVYIFYTWLTELIGIHSGRLTEFIGIHSRKLELFLFST; this is translated from the exons ATGCATCTAGCATGGTCTCACTGTCAAGCAGTTGG CATCTTTCCAAAACATGCTGCTCAGCCTAAAGCCATGCGCCTTGAGGGAGTGGGAGCCGAATTGGGAGCGAGGTTTTTCTGCTG GAACACACCGAatgtatacattttttatactTGGCTAACGGAGCTCATCGGAATTCACTCAGGGCGGCTAACGGAGTTCATCGGAATTCACTCACGAAAGCTGGAATTGTTTCTG TTTAGCACATAA
- the LOC139354571 gene encoding uncharacterized protein isoform X1 — MHLAWSHCQAVGIFPKHAAQPKAMRLEGVGAELGARFFCWYCKKSFNIMEHTECIHFLYLANGAHRNSLRAANGVHRNSLTKAGIVSDFLSLSSPKTTPIFGFKSRFIWELSGLRNQFHNLSQLPDSLDSRVVDSRLSNLCLSLSGLT, encoded by the exons ATGCATCTAGCATGGTCTCACTGTCAAGCAGTTGG CATCTTTCCAAAACATGCTGCTCAGCCTAAAGCCATGCGCCTTGAGGGAGTGGGAGCCGAATTGGGAGCGAGGTTTTTCTGCTGGTACTGCAAGAAGTCGTTTAACATCATG GAACACACCGAatgtatacattttttatactTGGCTAACGGAGCTCATCGGAATTCACTCAGGGCGGCTAACGGAGTTCATCGGAATTCACTCACGAAAGCTGGAATTGTTTCTG ATTTTCTAAGCCTCTCTTCGCCAAAAACCACTCCAATTTTTGGATTTAAATCTCGGTTCATTTGGGAGTTATCCGGTTTAAGGAACCAGTTCCATAATTTGAGTCAGCTGCCCGACTCCCTGGACTCACGAGTCGTCGATAGTCGCTTATCGAATTTATGCCTATCGTTATCTGGCCTAAcataa
- the LOC139354571 gene encoding uncharacterized protein isoform X2: MHLAWSHCQAVGIFPKHAAQPKAMRLEGVGAELGARFFCWYCKKSFNIMEHTECIHFLYLANGAHRNSLRAANGVHRNSLTKAGIVSAAFVDVSTTPMGEETQYRPTPHIT, from the exons ATGCATCTAGCATGGTCTCACTGTCAAGCAGTTGG CATCTTTCCAAAACATGCTGCTCAGCCTAAAGCCATGCGCCTTGAGGGAGTGGGAGCCGAATTGGGAGCGAGGTTTTTCTGCTGGTACTGCAAGAAGTCGTTTAACATCATG GAACACACCGAatgtatacattttttatactTGGCTAACGGAGCTCATCGGAATTCACTCAGGGCGGCTAACGGAGTTCATCGGAATTCACTCACGAAAGCTGGAATTGTTTCTG CAGCCTTTGTCGACGTGAGTACTACGCCTATGGGTGAAGAAACACAATACAGGCCGACCCCACACATCACCTAG
- the LOC139354569 gene encoding uncharacterized protein, whose translation MTLKDLNGRLARGSSALHFNIEHRKGKDNIVADMLSWPNEAAEVKLFNFETTEFENEYLERLQLIEEHGTDRFPDLRVEEGLLLKKTHFNSSARGYGKDLSKTPAYVLPVQNGSSSPRHTTQLKRAVMGNLLLGRSTHSKVVPGFPRKVSAVSSRKYNVIHRVGAPNQVCVASLNLEFRKQSIRTPQYNASERVNQSVLAAIRVNIQDDHTRWDEHLADKQASQRSFIHNSTGTSPNFVMFRQHMFTNGVDYSLACKWNALNEAEIAQLPRSFLQQLYREKIKERIHQAYEKAAKRYNLKAREVRYSPGIRYTRETLS comes from the coding sequence ATGACGCTCAAGGATTTGAACGGGAGACTGGCGCGGGGGTCGTCAGCATTACACTTCAACATAGAGCATCGGAAAGGGAAAGACAACATTGTGGCCGACATGCTATCCTGGCCGAATGAAGCCGCCGAAGTAAAGCTCTTCAATTTTGAGACAACGGAGTTTGAGAATGAATACCTGGAAAGACTACAATTGATTGAAGAGCATGGAACAGATAGGTTTCCGGACTTACGTGTGGAAGAAGGACTTCTATTAAAGAAGACACATTTTAATAGCAGTGCACGTGGGTATGGCAAAGACCTTAGCAAGACTCCAGCATATGTATTACCAGTCCAAAATGGTAGTTCAAGTCCGAGACACACAACGCAGCTAAAGCGAGCAGTGATGGGGAACCTCCTTTTGGGCAGATCGACCCATTCAAAAGTTGTACCTGGATTTCCTAGGAAAGTATCCGCGGTCTCGTCGAGGAAATACAATGTTATTCATCGCGTTGGAGCACCTAACCAAGTTTGTGTGGCTTCACTCAATTTGGAGTTCCGGAAACAATCCATACGGACACCACAATATAATGCATCGGAGAGAGTAAACCAATCCGTGTTAGCAGCAATTCGAGTGAACATCCAGGACGACCACACGCGATGGGATGAACATTTAGCGGACAAACAAGCGTCGCAGAGGTCATTCATCCATAACAGCACCGGAACTTCGCCGAACTTTGTTATGTTCCGACAACATATGTTTACGAATGGCGTAGATTACTCGCTGGCATGCAAGTGGAATGCTCTGAATGAAGCTGAGATTGCCCAATTGCCCAGATCTTTTCTACAACAGTTATACAGagagaaaataaaagaaaggaTACATCAGGCCTACGAGAAAGCAGCGAAGCGTTACAACTTAAAGGCCCGAGAGGTTCGATACTCACCGGGAATTCGATACACAAGGGAAACTTTGTCCTAA
- the LOC118879675 gene encoding uncharacterized protein isoform X1 gives MVKWPTFVGRRGPLDRLYCDNATNFVGSSRLLQEMASDVRSTLGTYGVHHQVEFVFISPRSPHFGGLWEAAVKSAKHLFLRAVGHALLKEDEVQTILVEVEAVLNSRPLVADSSNPNDGEAITPAHILVGTTLAALPPGSAPPHPDDDLTHLQRWQLISAIKRRFWRDWSRDYIAGLQQRVKWTKESANLLPGTIVVIKEDNLPPQKWLLGRVTEVTHGSDGKVRVALVKTKQGVYKRSVHHLAPLPIN, from the exons ATGGTAAAGTGGCCTAC ATTTGTTGGGCGGCGCGGCCCGCTCGATCGACTGTACTGCGACAATGCAACCAATTTTGTTGGTTCCTCACGGCTGCTTCAGGAGATGGCCTCCGATGTCCGCAGCACACTGGGAACGTACGGCGTCCATCACCAGGTTGAGTTCGTCTTCATTTCGCCCCGGTCGCCTCATTTCGGGGGCCTATGGGAGGCCGCCGTCAAGTCCGCCAAACACCTCTTTTTGAGGGCCGTCGGACACGCCTTGCTGAAGGAGGACGAAGTCCAGACGATCCTGGTTGAAGTGGAAGCAGTGCTTAACTCGCGTCCGCTAGTAGCTGACAGCAGCAACCCTAACGACGGAGAGGCTATTACTCCAGCCCACATTCTGGTAGGCACCACGCTCGCTGCTCTACCCCCAGGATCGGCACCTCCTCATCCGGACGACGACCTAACTCATCTACAACGCTGGCAGCTTATATCAGCCATCAAGCGACGGTTTTGGCGAGACTGGTCCCGTGACTACATAGCTGGGCTGCAGCAAAGAGTTAAGTGGACAAAGGAATCGGCCAACCTTCTACCAGGAACCATCGTCGTCATCAAAGAGGACAATTTACCGCCCCAGAAGTGGCTGCTCGGCAGAGTCACCGAAGTAACGCACGGATCGGATGGCAAGGTGCGCGTTGCTCTAGTAAAAACCAAGCAAGGCGTATACAAACGCTCAGTACATCATCTGGCACCTCTTCCCATTAATTGA
- the LOC118879675 gene encoding uncharacterized protein isoform X2 → MASDVRSTLGTYGVHHQVEFVFISPRSPHFGGLWEAAVKSAKHLFLRAVGHALLKEDEVQTILVEVEAVLNSRPLVADSSNPNDGEAITPAHILVGTTLAALPPGSAPPHPDDDLTHLQRWQLISAIKRRFWRDWSRDYIAGLQQRVKWTKESANLLPGTIVVIKEDNLPPQKWLLGRVTEVTHGSDGKVRVALVKTKQGVYKRSVHHLAPLPIN, encoded by the coding sequence ATGGCCTCCGATGTCCGCAGCACACTGGGAACGTACGGCGTCCATCACCAGGTTGAGTTCGTCTTCATTTCGCCCCGGTCGCCTCATTTCGGGGGCCTATGGGAGGCCGCCGTCAAGTCCGCCAAACACCTCTTTTTGAGGGCCGTCGGACACGCCTTGCTGAAGGAGGACGAAGTCCAGACGATCCTGGTTGAAGTGGAAGCAGTGCTTAACTCGCGTCCGCTAGTAGCTGACAGCAGCAACCCTAACGACGGAGAGGCTATTACTCCAGCCCACATTCTGGTAGGCACCACGCTCGCTGCTCTACCCCCAGGATCGGCACCTCCTCATCCGGACGACGACCTAACTCATCTACAACGCTGGCAGCTTATATCAGCCATCAAGCGACGGTTTTGGCGAGACTGGTCCCGTGACTACATAGCTGGGCTGCAGCAAAGAGTTAAGTGGACAAAGGAATCGGCCAACCTTCTACCAGGAACCATCGTCGTCATCAAAGAGGACAATTTACCGCCCCAGAAGTGGCTGCTCGGCAGAGTCACCGAAGTAACGCACGGATCGGATGGCAAGGTGCGCGTTGCTCTAGTAAAAACCAAGCAAGGCGTATACAAACGCTCAGTACATCATCTGGCACCTCTTCCCATTAATTGA